A section of the Pristiophorus japonicus isolate sPriJap1 chromosome 4, sPriJap1.hap1, whole genome shotgun sequence genome encodes:
- the LOC139262638 gene encoding ferritin heavy chain, oocyte isoform-like, which produces MASQVRQNYHQDCEDAVNKQINMELYSSYVYLSMSFYFDRDDVALRHFAEFFKEQSHEEREHAEKLMKFQNRRGGRIILADIKKPEQAEWSNGLEMMQRALQMEKNVNQSLLDLHKLSTGSTDPHLCDFLETHYLDEQVKMIKKLGDHITNLKRLGAPENGLGEYLFDKHTLRESD; this is translated from the exons ATGGCCTCTCAAGTgcgtcagaactaccaccaggattgtgaggatgctgtcaacaagcagatcaacatggagctctattcctcctatgtttatctctctatg tccttctactttgaccgggatgatgttgccctgcgtcactttgctgagttcttcaaggagcagtcacatgaggaacgtgagcatgctgagaaactgatgaaattccagaatcggcgtggaggacggatcatcttggCGGACATCAAG AAACCTGAGCAGGCTGAGTGGAGCAATGGTTTGGAgatgatgcagagagctctgcagatggagaaaaatgtgaaccagagtctgctggatctgcacaaactctccactgggagcactgaccctcat ttgtgtgacttcctggagacccattacttggatgaacaagtgaagatgatcaagaagctgggagatcacatcaccaacctgaagagactgggagcccctgagaatggcctgggagagtacctgtttgacaagcacaccctgagggagagtgactaa